A genome region from Carcharodon carcharias isolate sCarCar2 chromosome 17, sCarCar2.pri, whole genome shotgun sequence includes the following:
- the tbc1d12b gene encoding TBC1 domain family member 12 isoform X4 — translation MVAEAKKREIKEAQRRKKIMKERFRQEENISHAMIIWNTDILPNWETIRNTRKVRELWWQGIPPSVRGKVWSLAVGNELNITHELYEIFLSRAKERWKNFSEIGSENETEESGAPQADREASLELIKLDISRTFPSLFIFQKGGPYHDLLHSVLGAYTCYRPDVGYVQGMSFVAAVLILNLEEADAFIAFANLLNKPCQLAFFRVDHSMMLKYFASFEVFFEENLPKLFAHFMKNNLTPDIYLIDWIFTLYSKSLPLDLACRVWDVFCRDGEEFLFRTALGILKLYEDILVQMDFIHIAQFLTKLPEDITSEKLFACITTVQMHSSNKKWTQVFASLMKENKETEKNHCPALKS, via the exons AGATAAAAGAAGCACAACGAAGAAAAAAAATTATGAAGGAGCGATTCAGACAGGAAGAAAACATTTCTCATGCTATGATCATTTGGAACACTGATATTCTTCCCAACTGGGAGACCAT TCGAAATACGCGGAAGGTGCGTGAATTGTGGTGGCAAGGTATTCCGCCAAGTGTTCGAGGAAAAGTATGGAGCTTGGCTGTTGGTAATGAACTGAATATTACTCATG AGCTTTATGAAATCTTCCTGTCTAGAGCTAAGGAGCGCTGGAAAAACTTCAGTGAGATTGGATCAGAGAATGAGACTGAAG AATCTGGAGCACCACAGGCTGATCGAGAGGCCAGTCTTGAACTGATAAAGCTGGACATCTCCCGTACATTCCCTTCTCTCTTCATTTTCCAAAAG GGTGGACCATATCACGATCTCTTGCATAGTGTCCTTGGGGCATATACCTGCTACAGGCCTGATGTGGGATAT GTCCAAGGAATGTCTTTTGTTGCTGCTGTGCTCATCCTTAATTTGGAAGAAGCAGATGCTTTTATAGCTTTTGCAAACCTATTGAACAAACCCTGTCAGCTGGCATTTTTCCGTGTGGATCATAGCATG atgctgaaataTTTTGCATCATTTGAAGTGTTTTTTGAAGAAAATCTTCCAAAGCTCTTTGCACATTTTATGAAAAATAACTTGACTCCAGATATCTACCTTATAGACTG GATATTTACACTCTATAGTAAGTCACTGCCTCTCGACCTAGCTTGTCGAGTCTGGGATGTCTTTTGCCGGGATGGAGAAGAGTTCCTTTTTCGAACAGCATTGGGCATCCTCAAGTTGTATGAGGACATTTTAGTGCAAATGGACTTTATTCATATAGCTCAATTCCTTACCAAACTGCCTGAAGATATCACATCAGAAAAACTTTTTGCTTGCATCACTACTGTTCAGATGCACAGCAGTAACAAAAAATGGACACAG GTGTTTGCTTCACTGATGAAGGAAAACAAGGAAACTGAGAAAAATCATTGTCCTGCCTTGAAAAGTTAA